From Vigna unguiculata cultivar IT97K-499-35 chromosome 5, ASM411807v1, whole genome shotgun sequence, the proteins below share one genomic window:
- the LOC114184647 gene encoding uncharacterized protein LOC114184647, whose product MVSASHVYSEYATNFLQDTDSKSNTHHVVEFDRNTTRFRVEKIVNPREVRLARKFVVRLDERWYDCGKFQKIHLPCSYVIAACKHAHHDFNMYISPHYRLDVIMKVYDNLFDELRHEEYWPPYQGPQVWPHPATKRSEMGRPKSSRIRTEMDIKEGRQSRKCSYCRTEGHTRNQCPNNPALK is encoded by the coding sequence ATGGTTAGTGCTAGTCATGTGTACTCTGAATATGCGACCAACTTCCTACAAGATACGGACTCCAAGTCAAACACGCACCATGTCGttgaatttgatagaaataCCACAAGATTCAGAGTGGAGAAGATTGTGAATCCCAGAGAAGTACGTCTTGCAAGAAAATTTGTAGTCAGATTAGATGAAAGGTGGTACGATTgtggaaagtttcaaaaaatacatctaCCATGTTCATATGTTATTGCAGCTTGCAAGCATGCACATCATGACTTCAACATGTACATAAGTCCCCATTATAGGTTGGATGTCATCATGAAAGTATATGACAATTTATTTGACGAGTTAAGACATGAAGAATATTGGCCACCATACCAAGGGCCACAAGTTTGGCCTCATCCTGCCACAAAAAGGAGCGAGATGGGTCGTCCTAAATCAAGTAGAATTAGGACTGAGATGGACATTAAGGAAGGAAGACAATCAAGAAAGTGTTCCTATTGTAGAACTGAAGGACACACAAGAAATCAGTGTCCTAATAACCCTGCACTTAAATGA